A single window of Pyxicephalus adspersus chromosome 10, UCB_Pads_2.0, whole genome shotgun sequence DNA harbors:
- the LOC140339000 gene encoding uncharacterized protein gives MENNIPFRISPSTMAIADLLGPLTTPLSAQDFKDKVKITIKRNAGVKCLKVPKPCDLLAPSIVRDPGESWKEPKPCKVLKISLGCPTKGIDEATAGPKQYRKMSLKLNKKEKLQFTRGSSSPTYLSSHIKKKAQVFEAASGAHKTHNKEQSCLGKETQSKLVCVREECFQNAKDDLLDTVDTQEIYIKEEPLTDEEELSDHMHRIIKHESVCDGEDDLGENNKSFHIKEEPDFEKEEEDSSKIITVKIKEELPSSEEELDVGDFQINHIREEFCLPQHEGFTTSSRITHKTLPPGQNKDRILPQTLGPLVIRNPRLTDRKMVLPKETKMGLLKKLMELGTPATDSTQEILTCTPMKMYKCSKCGRYFTSRLRLQRHFLAHKKYKVACPDCGKLFACKATVLRHRVVHSKEKPFPCSFCEKRFSTDKGREIHERRHTGDKPFVCSDCGKTFLFKAQLKTHQMIHTGERFSCHECGRCYRTKPGLVLHMRIHSGDVPYFCPECGKGFVQKSNLKNHLHTHSTEKPFTCMKCNKGFRQKYNLKQHMSVHAAKECEKYSCSECGKSYKRKADYRWHMLIHLGEK, from the exons ATGGAGAACAATATTCCCTTCAGGATTTCCCCAA GCACAATGGCCATAGCAGACCTACTTGGACCACTGACCACCCCACTTTCTGCCCAGGATTTCAAGGACAAAGtaaaaattactataaaaagaaatgcaggagTAAAATGCCTAAAAGTACCTAAACCATGTGATCTCCTGGCACCTTCAATTGTCAGAGACCCAGGAGAAAGCTGGAAAGAACCAAAACCATGCAAAGTTCTGAAGATTTCTCTGGGCTGCCCAACCAAAGGCATAGACGAGGCTACGGCAGGACCAAAGCAATATCGGAAAATGTCACTTAAACTTAATAAGAAAGAGAAACTCCAGTTTACAAGAGGAAGCTCCTCCCCCACTTATTTATCTTCTCATATTAAAAAGAAGGCTCAGGTATTTGAAGCTGCAAGTGGGGCACACAAGACTCATAATAAAGAACAATCATGCTTAGGAAAAGAAACACAAAGTAAGCTTGTTTGTGTAAGGGAAGAATGTTTCCAGAATGCTAAAGATGATTTATTAGACACAGTGGATACACAAGAGATTTATATTAAGGAAGAACCCCTCACAGATGAAGAGGAGCTTTCAGATCACATGCATCGTATAATAAAGCATGAATCCGTGTGTGATGGAGAAGATGATCTGGGAGAAAACAACAAATCTTTCCATATTAAAGAGGAGCCAGACtttgagaaagaagaagaagattccAGCAAAATTATCACTGTTAAGATTAAGGAAGAGCTCCCCTCCAGTGAGGAGGAATTAGATGTAGGAGATTTTCAGATTAATCACATCCGAGAAGAATTCTGCTTACCCCAACATGAAGGATTCACAACCAGCAGCAGAATAACACACAAGACATTACCTCCTGGTCAGAACAAAGACCGAATCCTGCCACAGACCTTGGGACCCCTGGTGATCCGCAATCCACGGCTAACAGACAGGAAAATGGTTTTGCCAAAGGAAACCAAGATGGGCTTACTAAAAAAGCTGATGGAGCTAGGCACACCTGCAACTGATAGCACACAGGAAATTTTAACCTGCAcaccaatgaaaatgtacaaGTGCTCCAAGTGTGGGCGCTATTTTACCAGCAGACTACGTCTACAGAGACATTTCCTGGCTCACAAGAAATACAAAGTGGCCTGTCCTGACTGCGGAAAGCTCTTTGCATGTAAAGCAACTGTCCTGCGACATCGGGTGGTTCACTCCAAGGAAAAACCATTTCCTTGTTCTTTCTGTGAAAAAAGATTTTCCACTGACAAAGGGCGTGAGATCCACGAAAGACGACACACTGGTGATAAGCCATTCGTATGTTCTGACTGTGGAAAAACATTCTTATTCAAGGCGCAGTTGAAAACTCACCAGATGATCCACACCGGGGAGCGATTTTCATGCCACGAGTGTGGCCGATGTTACCGGACAAAACCTGGCCTTGTTCTACACATGAGGATTCACAGCGGAGATGTCCCATATTTCTGCCCTGAGTGTGGAAAAGGTTTTGTTCAGAAGAGTAACTTGAAGAACCATCTCCACACTCATAGCACTGAGAAACCATTCACCTGCATGAAATGCAACAAGGGCTTCCGGCAAAAATACAATCTTAAGCAACACATGAGTGTGCACGCTGCCAAGGAGTGTGAGAAATATTcctgttctgagtgtgggaaaagctataagcgtaaagcTGATTACAGGTGGCATATGCTGATTCACCTTGGTGAAAAGTGA